In Calothrix sp. PCC 7507, one DNA window encodes the following:
- the ilvB gene encoding biosynthetic-type acetolactate synthase large subunit — translation MTVRSLSRTSSPQTENHVQSKTSIPSPVTPKRASGGFALLDSLQRHGVEHIFGYPGGAILPIYDDLYKVVATGGVKHILVRHEQGASHAADGYARATGKVGVCFGTSGPGATNLVTGIATAYMDSIPMVVVTGQVPRASIGTDAFQETDIYGITLPIVKHSYVVRDPKDMARIVAEAFHIASTGRPGPVLIDVPKDVALEEFDYVPVEPGSIKLPGYRPTVKGNPRQINAALQLICDSRRPLLYVGGGAIASGAHEEIKELAELFNIPVTTTLMGIGVFDEHHPLALGMLGMHGTAYANFAVTDCDLLICVGARFDDRVTGKLDEFASRAKVIHIDIDPAEVGKNRVPEVPIVGDVRRVLIDLLRRCKQTGTKATPNQNQEWLNLINRWRDEYPLEVPHHPDSISPQEVIVEIGSQAPHAFYTTDVGQHQMWAAQFLKNGPRRWISSAGLGTMGFGVPAAMGAKVAFPDDEVICISGDASFQMCLQELGTLAQYGINVKTVIINNGWQGMVRQWQQAFYGERYSCSNMEVGMPDVELLAQAYGIKGMVISKREELKDAIAQMLAHNGPVVVDVRVTRDENCYPMVAPGKSNAQMIGLPKQPPKASIEPVYCSHCHAKNLPTHNFCSECGTKL, via the coding sequence TTGACAGTGCGATCGCTTTCCCGAACTAGTTCCCCCCAAACCGAGAATCACGTCCAGTCTAAGACTTCTATCCCCAGCCCTGTGACGCCCAAGCGTGCATCGGGTGGTTTTGCCTTGCTTGATAGTCTCCAACGCCACGGAGTTGAGCATATTTTTGGTTATCCCGGCGGGGCAATTCTGCCGATTTACGATGACCTATACAAGGTGGTAGCAACCGGTGGCGTCAAGCATATCCTAGTCAGACATGAACAAGGTGCATCCCACGCAGCTGATGGCTATGCCCGTGCCACAGGCAAGGTGGGGGTATGCTTTGGCACTTCTGGACCTGGGGCGACTAACTTGGTGACAGGCATCGCCACCGCCTACATGGACTCAATTCCAATGGTTGTGGTGACAGGACAAGTACCACGAGCATCAATTGGTACAGATGCGTTTCAAGAAACCGACATCTACGGTATTACTTTACCAATTGTCAAACACTCCTATGTAGTGCGTGACCCGAAAGATATGGCGCGCATTGTCGCTGAAGCATTCCACATTGCTAGCACTGGGCGACCGGGGCCAGTTTTAATTGATGTCCCCAAGGATGTAGCTTTAGAAGAATTCGACTATGTGCCTGTGGAACCAGGATCAATAAAGTTACCTGGCTATCGTCCCACTGTGAAGGGGAATCCACGGCAGATTAACGCGGCGCTACAGTTAATTTGTGACAGTCGCCGACCACTACTATATGTCGGTGGTGGTGCGATCGCATCTGGTGCTCATGAAGAAATTAAAGAACTAGCTGAGTTATTTAATATCCCCGTCACCACAACGTTGATGGGTATCGGCGTTTTTGACGAACATCATCCCCTCGCATTGGGAATGTTAGGGATGCATGGCACCGCCTACGCCAACTTTGCTGTCACTGATTGTGATTTATTAATTTGTGTCGGTGCTAGGTTTGATGACCGCGTCACCGGTAAATTGGATGAATTCGCCTCCCGTGCAAAAGTCATTCACATCGACATTGATCCGGCAGAAGTTGGCAAAAACCGCGTCCCAGAAGTGCCTATCGTCGGCGATGTGCGAAGAGTCTTGATTGACTTGTTGCGTCGGTGCAAGCAAACAGGCACAAAAGCTACACCCAACCAAAACCAAGAATGGCTGAACTTAATTAATCGTTGGCGGGACGAATATCCCCTAGAAGTTCCCCACCATCCCGATAGCATTTCACCCCAAGAGGTGATTGTGGAAATTGGTAGTCAAGCACCCCATGCTTTCTATACCACAGATGTCGGTCAACACCAGATGTGGGCAGCCCAATTCCTCAAGAACGGCCCCCGACGCTGGATTTCTAGTGCAGGTTTAGGCACGATGGGCTTTGGCGTACCTGCGGCAATGGGTGCGAAAGTAGCATTTCCTGATGACGAAGTTATCTGTATCAGTGGCGATGCCAGTTTTCAAATGTGTTTACAAGAACTGGGCACGCTAGCACAATATGGCATCAATGTCAAGACCGTGATTATCAATAATGGCTGGCAGGGGATGGTGCGCCAGTGGCAGCAAGCATTCTACGGCGAGCGTTACTCATGCTCCAATATGGAAGTAGGGATGCCAGACGTTGAGCTTTTGGCTCAAGCCTATGGGATCAAAGGCATGGTGATCAGCAAGCGAGAAGAACTTAAAGATGCGATCGCCCAAATGCTCGCACACAATGGCCCCGTAGTTGTAGATGTCCGCGTCACCAGAGACGAAAACTGCTACCCAATGGTGGCTCCAGGGAAGAGCAACGCCCAAATGATCGGCTTGCCCAAACAACCCCCGAAAGCTTCCATAGAACCAGTTTATTGCAGCCACTGCCACGCTAAAAATCTTCCCACCCATAACTTCTGTTCTGAGTGTGGTACTAAACTGTAA
- a CDS encoding MFS transporter → MFPTEPAAVNNGFGALLKNRGFLLLWIGQLVSQLGDKVFFVLMIALLENYPPPPGLAENSMYSTLMVAFTIPAILFGSAGGIFVDRLPKKLIMVGSDVVRGLLTLLIPLLPRQFLILLILTFGISTVTQFFAPAEQAAIPLLVKRENLMAANALFSSTMMGALIVGFAIGEPILSWAKSFLGEDYGQEIIVSALYLLSAAIMQPIKFKEHKVTGDGEQQALINPWAEFKGSLRYLKKNRLVLNAMLQLVTLYCVFAALTVLAIRLAAEFGLKEKQFGFFLAAAGVGMVLGAGLLGHWGEKCHHKPLPLIGFVMMALVLGVFTFVHNLLLALGLCALLGVGAALIGVPMQTLIQQQTPPTMHGKVFGFQNHAVNIALSLPLAITGPLTDALGLRTVLVSMSVIVAVVGVWAWQNTRRVLQDVI, encoded by the coding sequence ATGTTTCCAACTGAACCTGCTGCTGTTAATAATGGGTTTGGCGCGCTGCTAAAAAACCGTGGTTTTTTGCTCCTGTGGATTGGGCAATTGGTTTCCCAGTTAGGAGATAAGGTTTTCTTCGTTTTGATGATTGCCTTGCTGGAAAATTACCCACCACCTCCAGGACTCGCAGAAAACTCGATGTACTCAACTTTGATGGTGGCGTTTACCATCCCAGCAATTTTGTTTGGTTCGGCGGGTGGTATCTTTGTTGACCGCCTACCCAAGAAGCTGATTATGGTTGGCTCTGATGTCGTGCGCGGATTATTGACTTTGTTGATTCCGTTATTACCACGACAATTCCTGATTTTGTTGATACTCACTTTTGGTATCTCAACTGTTACCCAGTTTTTTGCGCCTGCTGAACAAGCTGCCATCCCCTTGTTAGTTAAGCGCGAAAACTTAATGGCCGCTAATGCATTGTTTAGCAGCACAATGATGGGAGCTTTAATAGTCGGCTTTGCAATCGGAGAGCCAATTTTGAGTTGGGCGAAAAGCTTTTTGGGAGAAGATTACGGTCAAGAGATTATAGTCAGTGCATTATATTTATTATCGGCGGCGATCATGCAGCCAATTAAATTTAAAGAACATAAAGTTACGGGAGATGGGGAGCAGCAAGCCCTAATTAACCCTTGGGCTGAATTCAAAGGCAGCTTGCGCTATCTGAAGAAAAATCGTCTCGTGTTAAATGCCATGCTGCAACTGGTGACGTTGTATTGCGTGTTTGCAGCCTTGACGGTGCTAGCAATTAGACTGGCAGCAGAGTTTGGCTTAAAGGAAAAACAGTTTGGCTTTTTCTTAGCAGCTGCTGGGGTGGGTATGGTCTTAGGTGCAGGACTTTTGGGTCATTGGGGAGAAAAATGCCATCACAAGCCTTTACCTTTAATCGGATTTGTAATGATGGCGCTAGTTTTGGGAGTGTTTACTTTTGTTCACAACCTGTTACTAGCTTTGGGACTTTGTGCATTGTTAGGTGTGGGTGCTGCCCTCATCGGCGTACCGATGCAAACTTTAATTCAACAGCAAACACCACCCACAATGCACGGAAAAGTTTTTGGCTTTCAAAATCATGCTGTGAATATTGCCCTGTCTTTACCTCTAGCCATTACTGGCCCACTAACTGATGCTCTGGGTTTGCGAACTGTGCTTGTCAGCATGAGCGTTATCGTCGCTGTTGTTGGTGTTTGGGCTTGGCAGAATACTCGCCGAGTTTTGCAGGATGTGATTTAA
- a CDS encoding Uma2 family endonuclease → MYTLITPEKIQLPPGAVVRLPSSWQDYQILTQQLGDRSSPRIKYRPGEILLMAPLPEHGRNTNLIADVVKVLLDYLEREYESFTPITLELLNESGVEPDYCFYIDNWEAIAGKDRINWDTEPPPDLVIEIDVTSYTDVNDYLPYRVPEVWLFKKKQLKIYGLRGDGYSVQTDSRYFPNINVSQVINECFRIADERNTSVAIRQLRRNLSQNPSEG, encoded by the coding sequence ATGTATACCTTGATTACGCCAGAGAAAATCCAATTACCTCCCGGTGCGGTGGTAAGACTACCTAGTAGTTGGCAAGACTATCAGATATTAACTCAACAACTAGGCGATCGCTCTTCTCCTCGCATCAAATACCGACCCGGAGAAATTCTTTTGATGGCACCGCTACCAGAACATGGACGTAACACGAATTTGATTGCAGACGTAGTCAAAGTTTTGCTCGATTATCTGGAGCGAGAATATGAGTCTTTTACTCCCATCACGCTAGAATTGCTCAACGAAAGCGGTGTTGAGCCAGATTACTGCTTTTATATTGATAACTGGGAAGCTATAGCTGGCAAAGATAGGATTAATTGGGATACCGAACCACCGCCCGATTTAGTAATTGAGATAGACGTAACCAGCTACACTGATGTGAATGACTACCTACCCTATCGAGTACCGGAAGTTTGGTTATTCAAAAAGAAGCAACTCAAAATTTATGGTTTGCGAGGAGACGGCTACAGTGTTCAGACTGACAGCCGCTATTTTCCCAACATTAATGTTTCACAAGTAATCAACGAATGTTTCCGCATCGCTGACGAACGTAACACTAGCGTTGCTATTCGTCAGCTACGACGGAATCTGAGCCAAAATCCCAGCGAAGGATGA
- a CDS encoding NADPH-dependent FMN reductase has product MVRIVGIGGSLRANSYTQIALQIAAQRVEALGAEVEILDLRQLQLPFCNGDKEYLEYPDVQRLRDTVSGADGLILATPEYHGSVSGVIKNALDLMSFTELSGKVAGLISVLGGQSNSNALNDLRLIVRWVHGWVIPEQIAIGQAYGAFSPEGKLLDEKLSQRFDQFAQSLVDNTRKLRGVN; this is encoded by the coding sequence ATGGTGAGAATTGTTGGTATTGGTGGTAGTTTAAGAGCCAACTCCTATACCCAGATAGCTTTGCAAATAGCAGCGCAAAGAGTAGAAGCGCTGGGTGCAGAGGTAGAAATTCTCGATTTGCGGCAGTTGCAGCTACCATTTTGCAATGGTGACAAAGAGTATCTAGAATATCCGGATGTTCAAAGGCTACGGGATACAGTTAGTGGGGCTGATGGGTTAATTTTGGCGACGCCTGAATATCATGGCAGTGTCAGTGGTGTGATCAAAAATGCCCTAGATTTGATGAGTTTTACAGAACTATCCGGTAAAGTAGCGGGACTGATTAGCGTTTTGGGAGGTCAGTCTAATAGTAATGCCCTTAACGACCTGCGGTTAATTGTTCGTTGGGTACATGGTTGGGTGATTCCCGAACAAATTGCGATTGGACAAGCCTACGGTGCTTTCAGTCCTGAAGGCAAATTGCTAGATGAAAAACTATCCCAGCGGTTTGATCAATTTGCTCAGAGTTTAGTAGATAACACTCGCAAGCTGCGAGGAGTAAATTAG
- a CDS encoding ferrochelatase: MVATPEKLQHTHEHLSGQDRIAVLLMGYGEVESYEDFANYNEQALNLLTAKFAPVPTWIYPPLAKLLALFDRHEWGHTHHDFISPHNAIFEKQRAGIEKNLQQTWGDRIQVFKAFNFCAPFLPQQVLAEIKNQGFEKILIYPLLVVDSIFTSGIAVEQVNNALADMADGEQHWLKGLRYIPSFYNEPDYIHLMAHLVEEKISTDLAASHLPSQIGIVLMNHGCPHKAKGFTSGITESQTLYDLVRDQLINKYPLISVGWLNHDTPLIEWTLPNAEQAANNLIQLGAKAVVFMPIGFATENHETLLDVHHIIHALAKKHPHVEYVQMPCVNDHPEFLAMVAGWANAQIGELSQQESVTVNPQLAGHHHHHHH; the protein is encoded by the coding sequence GTGGTTGCCACGCCGGAAAAACTACAGCACACCCACGAGCATCTATCAGGTCAAGACCGTATCGCCGTCTTGCTGATGGGCTACGGTGAAGTCGAAAGTTACGAAGATTTCGCTAACTATAACGAACAGGCGTTAAATCTACTGACAGCAAAATTTGCACCAGTACCAACCTGGATTTATCCCCCCCTAGCAAAGCTTTTAGCATTGTTTGATCGCCATGAGTGGGGACACACACACCACGATTTTATCTCTCCACACAACGCCATTTTTGAAAAGCAACGGGCTGGGATTGAGAAGAATTTACAACAAACTTGGGGCGATCGCATCCAAGTTTTCAAGGCTTTCAATTTCTGCGCTCCTTTTTTACCCCAGCAAGTCTTGGCAGAAATTAAAAACCAAGGCTTTGAAAAAATTCTGATTTATCCACTCCTGGTTGTTGATTCCATTTTTACTAGTGGTATTGCCGTTGAGCAAGTTAACAACGCTTTGGCTGACATGGCTGATGGTGAACAACATTGGCTAAAAGGACTCCGTTATATTCCCTCTTTCTACAACGAACCAGATTATATCCATTTGATGGCTCATCTAGTAGAGGAGAAAATTAGCACCGATTTAGCCGCATCTCATTTACCTTCCCAAATCGGGATTGTGTTGATGAACCACGGTTGTCCCCATAAAGCCAAAGGTTTCACTTCTGGGATTACCGAAAGTCAAACACTTTACGATTTAGTCCGGGATCAGTTAATTAACAAGTATCCTTTAATTTCAGTAGGTTGGCTCAATCACGACACACCCCTAATTGAATGGACGCTGCCAAACGCCGAGCAAGCGGCTAATAACCTGATTCAATTGGGTGCAAAAGCAGTAGTGTTTATGCCTATTGGCTTTGCCACAGAAAACCACGAAACTTTATTAGACGTACACCACATTATCCATGCTTTGGCGAAAAAGCATCCTCATGTGGAATATGTACAAATGCCTTGTGTCAACGATCATCCAGAATTTCTGGCTATGGTAGCTGGATGGGCAAATGCTCAGATTGGCGAGTTGAGCCAGCAAGAATCTGTAACAGTTAACCCTCAGTTAGCTGGGCATCATCACCACCATCATCATTAA